DNA from uncultured Desulfovibrio sp.:
GTCCCAGCTTCGCGGAATCTGCAAGCCCTCCACAGCCCACGAGGCAAAAAACAGGCCCACAAGTCCGCCAACGGCACTGCCAAGCATGATGACGCTGCTCTCCATCCTGTCGCGCAGGCGGTAGGCAATGAGCAGAAATCCCGCGTAAAAAAAGGCCGCAGCCAGTGCCAGAAAATCACCAAAATAGTTGCCCGGCACAGGGCTGGCCTTGCCCCCCACCAAAAGCACCACCCCGGCAAGAGTAACAGCCGCGCCGGGAATGAACAGCCTCGGCAGCCGCTCGTGAAACAGAAAATACGAAACCGGAATGACCGTGAACGGCGTCAGGTTGGTGAGCAGGTTGGCATTGGCAACTGTTGTGTAGCTGAATGCCGTATTCCACAGGGCCACGTCACCCGCCAGAAACAGGCCGGATAACAGCAGCAGGACAATATCCCTGCCGCTGAGCCGCCCAAGCCGACCATAGGCCAGCGGCCAGAGCAGCGGGATGGAAAACAGCATGCGGTACATCCCCGTATTGATGGGTGACAGGCCGCTCTGCCGCACAAATATGCCCCCTGTGGCCAAAAAGGCCACTGCCAGCACCGCCAGCAGAACATATTTTGTGCCGTTTCCCCGCCGCATTCCGCCCTGCGGCACTGTATCGCCTTGCGTGGACATGGATCCTCCCATCCTTTTGTTGTGTTTGCTGCCCCCTTTGATACAGTGGACATGGCACCATCAAAAGTGCCACATGACACATATTTTATGGTGCCACCTGGGAGCAGACATGATCAGCACGGGCAAGGACGGCTCCGGGCCGCTGTATTTGCAGATATACAGCCAGTTGAAGCAGGATATTGCCTGCGGCGCGCTTGCAGAAGGCACGGTTCTGACTGGTAGCAGAATGCTGGCATCCATGCTGGCGGTCAGCCGCAATACTGTGGACAATGCCTATAGTCAACTGGTGGCGGAGGGTTACATAGCCCCCCGCAGGGGCGTGGGCTTTGTGGTGCAGCACGTCCCCAGCATTGACGTCCCAGCCACGCCATCCGGCCACGCCGCGCCGCAGGCGGCGCAGTGCCCCACGCAGCCAGAAATATGTGCGCAAGGGCAGACGCTGGCGCACGGGCAGCCCCTGGTTTACGACCTGACAAACAGCAGCCACACGGTTGATCTTTTCCCCAAAAGCCTCTGGAAAAAATACACCTTTGAATGCCTTGAGATGCTGGAAAGAGAAGAAAAAATCTCTGCCTTGCAGGTCATGCAGGGCGAACCCTACCTGCGCAAAAACCTGTTGGCCTATCTCAAGCGCATTCGCGGCGTGAACTGCACGGAGGACCAGATCGTCATAACCTGCGGTTTGCAGCAGTCGCTGGAATACCTATGTAAAATAGCAGCCCAGCGCGGGCAGAAAATCCTGATGGAAGAACCCGGCTTCAACAAGGCGGCCGCTGTATTCCGCAACAACCACCTGCCCATTGAGACCGTACCCGTGGATGAACACGGCCTGAAAGTGGACGACCTGCCCCACAGGCCGCAGGCCTTTGCCATCTACACCACGCCGTCCCACCAGTTCCCCACCGGGGTCACGCTCCCCATCGGGCGCAGACATGCCCTGCTGCGCTGGGCGCAGAGCAACAACGTCTACGTACTTGAAGACGACTTTGACAGCGAGATGCGCTACTATTCCAAGCCCATACCTTCGCTGCAATCCATCAATACGGAAGCGCGGGTCATCTATCTTGGCACATTTTCCAAGGGCATATCCCCTTCCATCCGTATGGGGTACATGATTCTGCCTCCGCAGCTTGCCGCCGCCTTTCACGAAATGTTTGACGAATACAACAGCACTGTCCCCGTACTGAACCAGTACATCATTGGCCGCCTGCTCGAAACCGGCCAGTACGACAGACACATCCGCCGCCTGAGCCATGTGTTCAAAAACCGCCTTGAGCTGTTTATTCAGGAATTTTCCCGTCTGGGGTCGGGCCTGCGCATGACAGGCAACGGCACGGGCCAGTATTTTCTTTTGCGCTTTTCTGCCGGAACGGACCAGAAGCTACTCATAAAAAAAGCCCTGGAGCAGGGGGTGCGGGTCTACCCCACCATGCAGTTCTGGCAGGACAAGGCCGAGTGCCCGCCGGATACGCTGTTTCTGGGTTTTGGCAAGATTCGCCTTGAGGACATACCCGATTGCGTGACGCGACTTAAGATTGCCTGGGCGGAATGGCTGCACTGAGCTGGAGCAAGCGAGTCAGCAACATGCACCCCTTTTCCTGACTGAAGGGCAAATAATTTTTTCAGAAATAACTCAGAGAAGAAAAACAACGAGGGCCTCTGTGCGGCTTTGCACCGCACAGAGGCCTTCAGCATTTCAAGCTGCGGCTTCACCAAGACTCAAAAAAAGCCCTTCACGCACAGCCAGTTGGATAAGCCAATTATCTCAGGATATCCCCTTAGTTCAAATTTGCCGATGTGATCCAAGAAAATATCAACCTGCCTGGATGGCGAGTAGAAGCTTTTTCGTTCGCCATCCAGGCAATTTCAAAGAAAATGGCCAGTAACTTCCGCACGCCAACTCGGGCCTCAAAATGTTACGCAGAGGTCTCCGCGAATACCCTGGCTTCGGGTGTCGCCTGCAAACTGGCCAGTATAGGAGATGCCGAACGAGACATTCTGGCTGAGGTGGGTGGACAGGCCCGCTTCGACCAAAGCCATGTTCCTCGCTATCGGCACCCCCTCGATGCCGAACCGGTCGGAGCCGGAAAAATTGACCGTCGTCATTGGCGATATGTCGCCGGAGGCATGCCTCCATGCGAGCGAACCGGTGGCGGTCAGTGCGACACCGCCCAGCGTAAAGTCGCTCGCACCCCTCAGACCGGCTGTCGAAAAGGTGACGTTATTGTCGCCGCTCTGCGTCGTCAGCGCCGCAAGCCCACCCTCTTCGGTGAAGCCGTTGGTATGAACGTTCACATAGGCGAGGGAGACGAAGGGCTCGAAGGAAAGCTTGCCAAGCGACGTCTCGCCTGCATCCAGGCGGTAGCCGACATCGCCAAAGGCCTGAAAGGTACGGGCATCGTATTGACCGGACAGCCTGTCGGAGAAACCGGTGAAGTTCACACTTCGATCAGTACGGACGCCACTCCAGGTGTAGGCTGTACCAAGACGTACCCCTAACGCGCCGATCTCGGATCCACCATAAGCACCAAGGGTGTAATTGTCTGAGAAGCCGGAGGCGTTGTTGGAATCCGCATCGTAGGATGAACGACCGTAACCAGTGAGCAAGCCGAGCCGCCATGTGTCGAAGACAGGTGCATCGGCGCCGATCAGGAAGCCTCCTGTATTGTGCGAGAACTTCGCGGCATTGCCATCACTGTCGGTGTTGCCCCACGCACCGTAGCCGTTCGTCCAGACGGTCAGCCCCTCAAAACCATAGGTGGCAGACGGTGCTGCCTGCGCGCCCACGGCGTCGAAAGCCGAGCGTATGCGGTCAATAGCGGCGCTGCGAACAAAGCGACTTTCCTCGACCATCGCGCTCTTGATAGACGGGTAGATGTCGCCCGAAAGCTGGTCGAAAGCGTCGCGCGCCTCGCCGTCGGTCTGAAGATTGCCGATTGCTCCGCGCAAGGTATTGTTCAGCGACATATTTTGCAAAACGCCCGCCGTAGCTAACTGGTTTGGCGTTGCCGCCGCACTGGTGAAGGCGCGGGACTGCGTTACATTGAGGTAGACGTTGTTGGCGTCGTAGCTGTCAGTCGCGGCGTAGAAGCTGGAGAGCGCCGCATTGCTGAGGGAATAGGTGCCCGTCACCCCGCCAGCCGCCGTCAGCACTGTGTAGCGAGCGCCGGGCGTAAAGAATCCGCTACCGTACCGGGAGGCCATGAGGATTGCGCCACTATTGATCGTCGCCGTTCCAGACACCGAGATCAGGTCGGAGACGGAACCGCCGGGAACCAGCTCTGCACTGTAGGTGGAACCCGAAGCCTGGCTGTAGTTGCCCGCCACGGTCAGTGTACCGGGGCTGTTGCCGGGTGCCACTGTCGAGCCCGAGAGTGCCGTCACGCTCCCGACCGTCCCCGAGCCGGTCAGCCGCGCGCCGCTCTCGACCATTGTCGCCGATCCGGCCATCGAGCCGTTGACCGTCAGCACACCGCCGTTCACCACGGTATTGCCCGTGAAGAGCGAATTGTCGCCAGTCAGGATCGTCCTTCCGGCAAGCGCCTTCAAAGTTCCATTTCCGCTGATCGCGCTGTCGAACAACAAGCCGGAACTGGTATGATTGAAGACAATTGTGCCCGTCCCACTACCGAAAGCGATCGACGCAGCCTTGAACGTGCCCGCTGCGGCCGCACTGGAACCGGCGGCGGCACCGATGTTCAGCGTCCCCGTCGACCCGGCATTGGAAGCAATGGTGAGGGTACCGTTGTAGGCACCGTTCGTCAGCGTGCCAACCGTCACCTGGCCGCCATTGGCAACGGTCAGCGTACCCGTGCCATCATAACCGACACGCAGAATGGGGCCGTTATCGGTGAGTGTCGAGCCCGAGCCAGTAACGGTCACAGTGCCAACGCTGTTGGCGCTCAGTCCAATACGACCGCTCGTATTGATAACAGTTCCGCCGTTTTCAACGAGCAGTTCACCAGTCGACGCTCCAAAACCGATAACGAGCTGGCTGCCGATATCCCACGTCGAGCGCGACCCGGTCACCGTCACTTGACCGCTGCCACCGTCACGGGCTCCTATGAAGCCATTGCTGTTGGCAGTAACCCTTCCGCCGTCAGAGACGGTCATCTCACCCCTGCCGCTCCAGCCGACAACGAGTTCGTTAGCGTTCGTCCATGTCGAACCCGCACCAGTCACGGTCACCGTACCCGTACTGCCGACGAAGTGTGCGACCGTGCCGTTTTGATTGCTGACCGTGCCCCCGTTCAGGATGTTCAACGTACCCGTACCGTTCGCGCCGACATCCATATCTTGGCCCGTGGGGTTGGCCCATGCCGAGCCGGTGCCAGTGACGGTCACCGTGCCGTTGCTGCCAGCGTTGTATCCGATATTGCCGCCGATATTGCCGCCTGTTCCGCTGATCGTTCCTCCAGACTCAACGATCAGTGTCGCATTGTGGTCCTTCCCGACATACAGGTCACCAGTGTAGGAGGTCGACGTATTGACGGTGCGTGTCCCAGCATCAATTACCTCATCTGCCAGCGCCTCCCCTCCCCAAGAGACCGTAAGAGCCACAGTTGAAAGGAAGACAGCGAGGATAAGAACAGCCGAAGGCTGCCTCACTATCCTCTGCACCGAGAGGTCTTCTCTCAGTTTAGGATTGCTTCGGTTGCACATCCACGCCCCCAAGAATGCTTTGTTAGAATTAATGATTGGGCCATGACTAGCCGAGGCAGCAAAAGGTTAGAAGTTGATAATGGCAATAAAATACAATTGTTACCTCTCAAAAGTGTCAGAGGACGATATTTGGCAAATCGTAAAGCTGGACGCTTCTCAACTTGCTAAAGTTTCAAGCCTTATGCGTGACCTTACCCCACAACGCATGTCACGTATAGCTTAATGACTTTCCTTAAATGAAGCCCAAGATGGTGAGCCCTCTTATCCCCACAGGCTCAACTGTTCGAGCGATTGCTTTTCTTCAAGCATGCTGAGGTACTAAAAAATCTGCTTTGGGTAGTGCATAATTCCCTGCTGGTCTCAGCGGCTATGAAATTGGCTCGTCAGATGCTCACCTTTGGGGCTGCCCAGTATGTATAGTGTGCCGTAGGCGCGCACAGACTTCCCAATTATATGGAGGCAGTCCCTAGTTTTTCATGTCCACAATCAGCTCGGCCAGCCCCCTGGTCTGAACTGCCAGATCAGCCACTGCTTTTTGGGCCTCATTCATGGCTTCTGCCGTTTGGTGTGCAACCTGGGTGGCGTCGTCAATTGAATGGTTGATTTCTTCGCTGGCGGCAGACTGCTGCCCGCTGGCCTCGGCAATGGCGTTCACCTGGCTGGCGGTGGCTTCTACGGTAGCCACGATTTCCTCCAGAGCCTTGCCCGACTGATTGGCAAAATCCGTGGCCTGCTCTACCTGCTCAACAGCATCATCCATGTCCGAAACGCTCTTGGACGTGCTTTCCTGAATGGCCTTGATGGCGTTGCCCACATCCTGGGTTGAGGCAAGGGTCTTTTCCGCCAGCTTGCGCACTTCATCGGCAACCACGGCAAAACCGCGCCCGGCATCGCCTGCCCGGGCAGCTTCGATGGCGGCATTGAGCGCAAGCAGGTTTGTCTGATCCGCGATATCGGAGATAACGCCCATGATGCGCGTAATGGCCTGTGAATGGTCGTTGAGTTCGGCCATGCCATCCCTGAGCCGCAACGAGACTTCGTGGACATGGCCAATGCTCTGCACGGCCTTTTCCACAATGCCTGCTCCGCTCAGGGCGCGGTCACGTGTCTGGCTGGCCGCGTCTGATGCGGTTGCGGCGCTGAGCGCCACCTCCTGCACGCTGGCGTTCATCTGATTCATGGCTGTTGCGGCCTCTGCAAGCATCTGGGCGGAATGCACGGCCCCTTTGTCCGACTGCTCTATCTGGGCTGAAAGCTGGGTTGAGGCAGTGCTCACAGCCTGGGCAACCTGCTCCAGCCTTTCCGCGGCCTGGAGCATGGCAGCGGTCTTGTCCTTTGCCTTGCGCTCGGCTTCAAGGGCCTCTGTCTGCGCCTGCTGGGCCTCACTGGCGGCCTTGCCAGCCAGACGGCTCTGCTCTTCGGCCTGCCCGATAAATTCCTTGAGTTTCACAACCATTGCGCTCAAGGCCTGTTGCAGGGTCGCCACTTCATCGCGCCCTGTTGTCTCAAATTCTTCATCAAGGTTGCCCTGCGCCACGGCGCGGGCATGCCGGGTTATGCCAGCCAGGGGCCGGGTTATGGACACGACCATCACATAGGAAAGCGGGCAGACCACCAGCAACAGAACCGCCAGAAAACCACCACCATAGATCGCCAGCTTGCTGTGCAGGATGGAGCGCATGGTGGTGATGAGGTGGCTTTCGGCCTTGTCCACATTGTCGATATAGACGCCTGTGCCGATCCAGAAGGGCGTTCCGGCTATAGCTTCCGCATAGCCCAGCTTGAACACGTCGCCAGAGCCGGGCTTGGGGAACACAAAATCCACAAAACCGCCGCCACGCTGGGCGACCTTGTACAGTTCACTAACATAGTGGACGCCATGGCTGTCTGCGGTTGACGCCAGATCCTTGCCGATCAGCTGCTTCTGCGTGGGGTGGGCAGTATTGACCGTGCCCTTGTACACATAAAAATACCCGGAGCTGTCATCCTCAAACCGGGCGCTGTCCACATACTGCGCAATGATGCGCAACTGCTCGGCCTCGGGCTGACCTTGCGTCATGGCCGCCAGACCAAGCGCCTGGGAGTGCGTGATATCCTTGATGCGCGCCCTCTGGGAGTCGAGCAGCATTTCCTTGGCAAGTGCCGTGCCGTCTGCAATGACGCCTTCCGTCATGCGCACGGACAGGCCTGCAATGGCAATAATCAGGGCGATCATGAGGATGACAAAAAAGACAATCCGCTGACTGATACTAAAATTTCTGAGCACGTCTTAATCTCCTGAAAAATCAAGGTGCAGACCGACAAGCCGAAAAGCTGCACCAACTCCCCTGCGCAGGCGCGCGCTGTTGCAGCGGGCGCGGGGTACAAAAAAGTACAGCGCGGGCACAATGTCAGGGCAGGTCATACCAGCGTAACTGGCTGCGTAAATGGGCGGTCGCAAGGCAAAGGCGGGAAGCAATGCACACATGATAAAACCAAAAGCGGAAAGGCCATGCCCGTAAAATACGGCACACCGATGCAGCCCGCAGGATGCTCCGGCGCATGGAAGATAACAACCTTATATACAAGCTGTATGGCCTGATTGTGGCAAACAGTAACTATTTTTGCAACATACACAAGCCGATAAAATTGATCAATTTCCTATGGCAATATCCCCTGTAAGCCTGAAATAATGCCGGCTGTGTCCCAATCCGCTACAGGCTGGCCATTTGAAAAAAAATCTGTTTTATGATTTTAACCGGGCATAAAAAATGGGGCTTTCCACGAAAATTTCGTGGAAAGCCCCAACAAAACGCTTTCAGCCAGCAGCTGAAACAGCGGAACTAGTCTTTCTTGTCCTTCTTGAGCCAGGACATCATGCCGCGCAGTTCCTTGCCCACCTTTTCGATCTGGTGTTCAGACTCGTTGCGGCGGGTGGTGAGGAACATGGGGTACTTGGCGCGGGCTTCAAGAATGAAGTTGCGCGCAAACACGCCGCTCTGGATGTCCTTGAGCACGCCCTTCATTTCCTTTTTCACCGTTTCGGTGATCAGGCGGGGGCCGGTGACGTAGTCGCCGTATTCAGCGGTGTTGCTGATGGAGTAACGCATGCGGGAAAGGCCGCCCTCGTACATAAGGTCAACGATGAGCTTCATTTCGTGCATGCATTCAAAGTAGGCCATTTCTGGCTGATAACCGGCTTCCACCAGGGTTTCAAAACCGGCCTTGATGAGGGCGGAAACGCCACCGCAAAGCACTGCCTGTTCGCCGAAGAGGTCGGTTTCCGTTTCTTCACGGAAGGAGGTTTCAATAACGCCGGAGCGGGTGCCGCCGATGCCTTTGGCATAGGCCAGGGCAATCTTGAGGGCTTCGCCGGTGGCGTCCTGATGAATGGCCACGAGGCAGGGCACACCGCCGCCTTCGGTGAAGGTGCGGCGCACCAGATGGCCGGGGCCCTTGGGGGCGATGAGGAACACGTCCACATCCTTGGGCGGCTGGATCTGGCTGAAGTGGATGTTGAAGCCGTGAGCGAACAACAGGGCCTTGCCCTTGGTCAGGTGGGGCTTCACGTCGTTTTCGTACACGGCGGCCTGCACTTCGTCAGGCAGCAGAATCATGATCAGGTCGGCCTGAGCGGCGGCCTCGGCAGCAGACACGGGGGTGAAGCCGTGTTCCTTGGCCAACTCGTAGTTGGCGCCGCCGGGGCGCTGACCCACCACAACCTTGACGCCGGAATCACGCAGATTCTGGGCATGGGCATGGCCCTGACTGCCATAACCGATGATGGCCACGGTCTTGTTTTTCAAACAATTAAGGTCTGCATCCTG
Protein-coding regions in this window:
- a CDS encoding PLP-dependent aminotransferase family protein; amino-acid sequence: MISTGKDGSGPLYLQIYSQLKQDIACGALAEGTVLTGSRMLASMLAVSRNTVDNAYSQLVAEGYIAPRRGVGFVVQHVPSIDVPATPSGHAAPQAAQCPTQPEICAQGQTLAHGQPLVYDLTNSSHTVDLFPKSLWKKYTFECLEMLEREEKISALQVMQGEPYLRKNLLAYLKRIRGVNCTEDQIVITCGLQQSLEYLCKIAAQRGQKILMEEPGFNKAAAVFRNNHLPIETVPVDEHGLKVDDLPHRPQAFAIYTTPSHQFPTGVTLPIGRRHALLRWAQSNNVYVLEDDFDSEMRYYSKPIPSLQSINTEARVIYLGTFSKGISPSIRMGYMILPPQLAAAFHEMFDEYNSTVPVLNQYIIGRLLETGQYDRHIRRLSHVFKNRLELFIQEFSRLGSGLRMTGNGTGQYFLLRFSAGTDQKLLIKKALEQGVRVYPTMQFWQDKAECPPDTLFLGFGKIRLEDIPDCVTRLKIAWAEWLH
- a CDS encoding autotransporter domain-containing protein; the encoded protein is MCNRSNPKLREDLSVQRIVRQPSAVLILAVFLSTVALTVSWGGEALADEVIDAGTRTVNTSTSYTGDLYVGKDHNATLIVESGGTISGTGGNIGGNIGYNAGSNGTVTVTGTGSAWANPTGQDMDVGANGTGTLNILNGGTVSNQNGTVAHFVGSTGTVTVTGAGSTWTNANELVVGWSGRGEMTVSDGGRVTANSNGFIGARDGGSGQVTVTGSRSTWDIGSQLVIGFGASTGELLVENGGTVINTSGRIGLSANSVGTVTVTGSGSTLTDNGPILRVGYDGTGTLTVANGGQVTVGTLTNGAYNGTLTIASNAGSTGTLNIGAAAGSSAAAAGTFKAASIAFGSGTGTIVFNHTSSGLLFDSAISGNGTLKALAGRTILTGDNSLFTGNTVVNGGVLTVNGSMAGSATMVESGARLTGSGTVGSVTALSGSTVAPGNSPGTLTVAGNYSQASGSTYSAELVPGGSVSDLISVSGTATINSGAILMASRYGSGFFTPGARYTVLTAAGGVTGTYSLSNAALSSFYAATDSYDANNVYLNVTQSRAFTSAAATPNQLATAGVLQNMSLNNTLRGAIGNLQTDGEARDAFDQLSGDIYPSIKSAMVEESRFVRSAAIDRIRSAFDAVGAQAAPSATYGFEGLTVWTNGYGAWGNTDSDGNAAKFSHNTGGFLIGADAPVFDTWRLGLLTGYGRSSYDADSNNASGFSDNYTLGAYGGSEIGALGVRLGTAYTWSGVRTDRSVNFTGFSDRLSGQYDARTFQAFGDVGYRLDAGETSLGKLSFEPFVSLAYVNVHTNGFTEEGGLAALTTQSGDNNVTFSTAGLRGASDFTLGGVALTATGSLAWRHASGDISPMTTVNFSGSDRFGIEGVPIARNMALVEAGLSTHLSQNVSFGISYTGQFAGDTRSQGIRGDLCVTF
- the ilvC gene encoding ketol-acid reductoisomerase encodes the protein MKVYYDQDADLNCLKNKTVAIIGYGSQGHAHAQNLRDSGVKVVVGQRPGGANYELAKEHGFTPVSAAEAAAQADLIMILLPDEVQAAVYENDVKPHLTKGKALLFAHGFNIHFSQIQPPKDVDVFLIAPKGPGHLVRRTFTEGGGVPCLVAIHQDATGEALKIALAYAKGIGGTRSGVIETSFREETETDLFGEQAVLCGGVSALIKAGFETLVEAGYQPEMAYFECMHEMKLIVDLMYEGGLSRMRYSISNTAEYGDYVTGPRLITETVKKEMKGVLKDIQSGVFARNFILEARAKYPMFLTTRRNESEHQIEKVGKELRGMMSWLKKDKKD
- a CDS encoding methyl-accepting chemotaxis protein codes for the protein MLRNFSISQRIVFFVILMIALIIAIAGLSVRMTEGVIADGTALAKEMLLDSQRARIKDITHSQALGLAAMTQGQPEAEQLRIIAQYVDSARFEDDSSGYFYVYKGTVNTAHPTQKQLIGKDLASTADSHGVHYVSELYKVAQRGGGFVDFVFPKPGSGDVFKLGYAEAIAGTPFWIGTGVYIDNVDKAESHLITTMRSILHSKLAIYGGGFLAVLLLVVCPLSYVMVVSITRPLAGITRHARAVAQGNLDEEFETTGRDEVATLQQALSAMVVKLKEFIGQAEEQSRLAGKAASEAQQAQTEALEAERKAKDKTAAMLQAAERLEQVAQAVSTASTQLSAQIEQSDKGAVHSAQMLAEAATAMNQMNASVQEVALSAATASDAASQTRDRALSGAGIVEKAVQSIGHVHEVSLRLRDGMAELNDHSQAITRIMGVISDIADQTNLLALNAAIEAARAGDAGRGFAVVADEVRKLAEKTLASTQDVGNAIKAIQESTSKSVSDMDDAVEQVEQATDFANQSGKALEEIVATVEATASQVNAIAEASGQQSAASEEINHSIDDATQVAHQTAEAMNEAQKAVADLAVQTRGLAELIVDMKN
- a CDS encoding DMT family transporter, whose product is MSTQGDTVPQGGMRRGNGTKYVLLAVLAVAFLATGGIFVRQSGLSPINTGMYRMLFSIPLLWPLAYGRLGRLSGRDIVLLLLSGLFLAGDVALWNTAFSYTTVANANLLTNLTPFTVIPVSYFLFHERLPRLFIPGAAVTLAGVVLLVGGKASPVPGNYFGDFLALAAAFFYAGFLLIAYRLRDRMESSVIMLGSAVGGLVGLFFASWAVEGLQIPRSWDDLWPILALTLCVQVIGHNMLTHCQGKLSVNLSAVICLCQPAIAAVYSWVIFSEKLSGLEVLGIAVVLVGVYIVKKQYTPSRDEAVGAGQKAAGWLPPVIARWLGRRCKPAVAEEP